Proteins from one Triplophysa dalaica isolate WHDGS20190420 chromosome 6, ASM1584641v1, whole genome shotgun sequence genomic window:
- the chrna1 gene encoding acetylcholine receptor subunit alpha, with protein MNNYILIIIIVSLSLLGPGLCSEDESRLVRALFTGYNKVVRPVSHFKDPVVVTVGLQLIQLISVDEVNQIVSSNVRLKQQWKDVNLLWNPDDYGGIKKIRIPSTDIWKPDLVLYNNADGDFAIVHETKVLLEHTGIITWTPPAIFKSYCEIVVLHFPFDLQNCSMKLGTWTYDGNLVIINPDSDRPDLSNFMESGEWVMKDYKSWKHWVYYACCPDTPYLDITYHFLLLRLPLYFIVNVIIPCMLFSFLTGLVFYLPTDSGEKMTLSISVLLSLTVFLLVIVELIPSTSSAVPLIGKYMLFTMIFVIASIIITVIVINTHHRSPSTHTMPAWVRKVFIDTIPNLMFFSTMKRPSQERQDKNFFPPDFDISDISGKPTPASVTYHSPLTKNPDVRSAIEGVKYIADTMKSDEESNNAAEEWKFVAMVLDHILLCVFMAVCIIGTLGVFAGRLIELSML; from the exons gaccAGGCCTGTGCTCAGAGGATGAGTCCAGATTAGTACGTGCTTTGTTCACTGGATATAACAAGGTTGTACGTCCTGTCAGCCATTTTAAGGATCCGGTAGTGGTTACTGTGGGACTACAACTCATTCAACTTATCAGCGTg GATGAAGTGAATCAGATCGTCAGCAGTAATGTTCGGTTGAAGCAG CAATGGAAGGATGTGAATCTGCTGTGGAATCCTGATGATTATGGTGGCATCAAAAAGATCAGGATTCCGTCCACTGACATCTGGAAACCTGATTTAGTTCTTTACAACAA cgCTGACGGAGACTTCGCCATCGTCCACGAGACAAAGGTCTTGTTAGAGCACACAGGTATTATAACGTGGACTCCTCCGGCCATCTTCAAGAGCTACTGTGAGATCGTCGTTCTTCACTTCCCTTTCGACCTGCAGAACTGCAGCATGAAACTTGGAACGTGGACGTATGACGGCAACCTGGTCATCATCAACCCG GACAGTGACAGGCCAGATCTCAGTAACTTCATGGAGAGTGGAGAATGGGTGATGAAGGATTACAAGAGCTGGAAACACTGGGTGTATTACGCCTGCTGTCCGGATACGCCCTACCTGGACATCACCTATCACTTCCTCCTGCTCCGCCTCCCGCTTTACTTCATCGTGAACGTCATCATCCCCTGCATGCTGTTCTCATTCCTCACCGGCCTCGTGTTCTATCTGCCAACAGACTCAG gTGAGAAGATGACCCTCAGCATCTCCGTCCTGCTTTCGCTCACCGTGTTCTTGCTGGTTATTGTGGAGTTGATCCCGTCCACGTCCAGCGCTGTTCCACTCATTGGCAAATACATGCTCTTCACCATGATCTTCGTCATTGCTTCCATCATCATCACCGTGATTGTCATCAACACACATCACCGCTCGcccagcacacacacaatgcCCGCTTGGGTCCGCAAG GTCTTCATAGACACCATTCCGAACCTGATGTTCTTCTCCACCATGAAGCGTCCATCACAGGAACGGCAGGACAAGAATTTCTTTCCTCCCGATTTCGACATCTCGGACATTTCGGGCAAACCCACGCCAGCGTCTGTCACTTACCATTCTCCCTTAACTAAGAATCCAGACGTACGCAGTGCCATCGAGGGGGTCAAATACATCGCGGACACCATGAAAAGCGACGAGGAGTCCAACAAC GCCGCAGAGGAATGGAAGTTTGTGGCCATGGTGTTGGATCATATCCTTCTGTGCGTGTTCATGGCTGTGTGTATCATCGGCACGTTGGGTGTGTTCGCCGGGCGGCTGATCGAGCTCAGTATGCTGTAA